The Rhizobiaceae bacterium genome contains the following window.
CGTCAACCTGACCATTCACGACGACAGCGGCGCACCGCTGATGGAACACGTGTCCTTCGAGATGCATCCGGGAGAGCGTGTCGCGCTCGTGGGTACGGTTGCGGGCGGAGTGGACTCGCTCGCCGAAGCCTTTGCGCGCCTGACCCAGCCGGCCTCGGGCCGCATAACGTCCGGCGAAGCCGACCTGCTCGACGTTTCAGAGGCCGTCACCGGGCGACGCATGGCCTATGCATCCTCCGACGTGTCGATGTTTCAGGGCACGCTTCGCGATAACCTTCTCTATGGTCTGAAGCACGCGCCATTGCGACCCAAGACTTATGACGAACACGCCGCCGCGCACAGAAAATGGGAGATTGCCGAAGCACGCAGCGCGGGCAATCCCGATTATGACATCCTGAGCGACTGGATTGACTACGAGGCTGCCGGCGTTGGCGGTCCGGAGGAGCTTTACCAGGCAATCAGGCCGGTGCTTGAGACGGTGCTTCTTTCCCGCGACGTTCTCGATCTCGGCTTGCGCGCGCCTGCCGACCCCGGGCATCATGCAAAGCTCGTTGAGCGAATAGGCGAACTGCGCGGCGCGTTGCGGTCGCAGCTCGATCGGTCCGGCATGAGCGACATGGTCGTTCCGTTCGAGCCCGGCACCTACAACCGTGAAGCAACCATTGGCGAAAACCTGTTGTTCGGCGCAGCGACCGGGCCTGGGCTGCGGGGCAAGGAACTTGCGGACAATCCGTACTTCGTTTCCGTGCTTAAGGAATCGGGCCTGGGCGAACGGCTCTATGAGATGGGAATCGACATCGCCGAGCAGGCGATCGAACTGTTTGCCGATCTGCCGCCCGACCATCCCTTCTTCCAGCAACTGACCTTCATGACGCCGGAAGAAATCCCTGCTTTTCAGGCGCTGCTGCAGAAAGTGAAGGGCAAGAAAATTGCGTCGGTCAGCGCCGAAGACCGCGCGGCGATCATCTCCCTCAGCTTTGCCTATATCGAGCCGCGCCACCGTTTCGGCCTTCTCACCGATGAACTCATGCAGAAGATCGTGGAGGTACGGGAGACCTTCTACCGCAATCTTCCCGTCAGTCTGAAAGGCGCGATAGAGCGCTATGATCCGGCCCGCTACACGGCGGCCGCGAGTGTCATGGACAATATACTTTTCGGTCGTATCAGCCACAATCAGGCTGATGGGGCCGAGAAGATACGCACGATGGTCTGTGAAATACTCGACGAATACGATGTCTATGACGAGGTGCTGGACATCGGGCTGGGCTATAATGTCGGCGTGGGCGGACGCAGGCTCTCCGGTGCGCAACGTCAGAAGCTCGATCTTGCACGCGCGGTATTGAAGCGCGCCGATTTCCTGATCGTCAACAGGCCGCTCCTTGCTCTGGACAGCCGGACGCAGGAACAAATATTGCAGAATGTACTGGAAGAAGTGCGGCGCGGCGGGCGCAATCCGGCTGTCCTCTGGGTCGTCGGCGCGCCCTCCATGGCGAAATATTTCGATCGCGTGCTGGTGTTCGACGGGAGCCAGCTTGCCGGTGACGGAACAAGCGAGACTCTGAGCGCCGATAACGGTATCTTCAAATCGCTGGTAAGTTGAGGCCTGCCATGATGCTGAAAGAAGAGGTCGGAATGTTGCGGCAGGTGCCGCTCTTCTCCGGAATTGAACCGGCGAAGCTGAAGCTTTTGGCCTTCACCTCGGATCGCGTTTCATATCGCGACGGGCAAGATCTTTTCAAGCAAGGCGACGAGGGCGATGCCGCCTATGTGATCCTATCGGGCGAGGCCGATGTGATTGTCGAGTCAGACACCGGCCCGATCACGGTCGCGCATGTCGAGCCCAATTCCATCGTCGGTGAAATCGCGATCCTGTGCGACGTATCGCGAACGGCGACCGTGCGCGCAAAAGGGCCGGTCGAGACGTTGCGCATCAGGAAAGACCATTTCCTGCGCATGCTGCGCGAGTTTCCGGAAATGACCATAGAGATTGTCCGCGTGCTTGCCATGCGGCTGTCCAGCACGACCGCAGAGCTTGCCGAGGAGCGGTCGAGCCATCACTGACCCTTTGGCCAGCCGCCCTCAGTCTCGCCATTCCCGAATTGCCGTTCTATGGTGATCTCGTGAGCGAAAGTCGAGGTCGAATGGTTGCCGACGCATTTCGAGTGAAGTTCTGGGGTGTGCGTGGTTCAGTACCCGTTTCCGGCCCGGATTTTCTTCAGTATGGCGGCAACACCGCATGCATTGAAATGCGGTGCGGAAACCATCTCCTTATCTTTGACGCAGGTTCCGGCATTCGCCCGCTCGGTGAGGCGCTGCACCGCGAAGGCATCGGCAAGCTGGACCTGTTCTTCACCCATTGCCACTACGACCACATACTCGGCTTTCCGTTCTTTGCGCCGATCTACGACCGTCAGACGATGCTGACCACATGGTCCGGACATCTCGCGGGCAAGATGAGCACGCAGGAAATGGTCGAGGGCTTCATGACGCCCCCGTGGTTTCCCGGAAAGATCGGCATCTGCCGCGCGAAATTCCAATGGAACGACTTCCGCTCCGGCGACGTGCTGACGCCACAGCCAGGCGTCACGATCCGCACGGCAAGCCTCTATCATCCCGGCGGCTGCATCGGATACCGGGTCGAGTGGAATGGAAAGGTGGTCGCCTATGTAAGCGACACGGAGCATGTCGGCGAAAAGCTCGATCCGGCGGTTCTCGGATTGATGAAGGATGCTGACCTTGCGATTTACGACTGCACCTATACGGAAGCGGAGATGCCGCACCGGGTGGGGTTCGGTCATTCGACCTGGGAACATGGCGTAAAGCTTTGCCGGGCCGCAGGCACACGACGCCTTGCCCTGTTTCATCACGATCCCGCCCGCACGGACGAAGAACTCGCAGAGCAGGAACGCGCCGCCAAGGCCGCGTTTCAGGGTGCCTTTGCCGCAAGTGACGGGCTTATTCTGGACATTTGAGCAAATCTTCGCCCCGCAACCATTCGACACCGAAAGGTCGCGTCACCTCGAAGAGCTTTTCAAGGAATTGCCACGTCGCTTCGTCATGCACGAGATGATGGCCGAGAATGCCGACCGGCTCTTGCAAGCGCAGTTGCGCCACGATGGCGTCGACAAGCAGTGAATATTCGCGGCAGCCGCGCGTGCCATGCCAGTCGATCAGGTCCACATTGCTGTTGATGGTGCGGATCGGTGCCGGCTTTGCGGGGCCGAATGCGGAAAGCGCTTCAAAGCCGATGTGAGCCAGGTGCGGCAGAAGATTGGAGTCAATGCGATTCCACGGCGGAACGAGCATGGGAAGCGCGCGTGGCCCGTGTAGCGTTTTAAGCTTGAGCAGACCTTCGCGCAGTTCGCCGAGCACTTCCGCGCGCGGTCGATGCGGTCCAAGTTCCTGCTTCTTTTCGCTCGCGCCAGCGTGATTGCGGTGCGCCCATCCGTGAACAGCAACGCTGGCGTTCCTTGTCGTTTCAAGTCGGTCGGCAAGCGCCTGTCCGGTCGGCTGCGGAATGACCGCCAGGACCAATGGCACATGTGTGCGCTCGCAAAACGTCAGCAGGCGCTCCAGCGCGGGCGTCGGCTCAATGGCGTCGTCGTCGCGCAACCAGAACCGGGCCGGGCGGGCACGGCGCTCCAACTCATCGACCAGCGGCCGCCATATGGCGTTCGCTTCAGGCACCTGCGATCTCCGCGAGAATGGCGTTCATGCGACGCACCGCGATGTCAAAGGAACGCTCGGCGGTGACGAATGCCCTTCCCCGTTCACCCATCGCCCGGCGCAAACCCTCATCCTCCAGAAGCCGGGCGACTGCCTGCGCAAGAGCATCCACATCGTCGGGCGCGGTCAGCAAGGCGCTCTCGCCGTCCAGCACTGCCGCGGGCACGCCTGCGATGCGCTGCGCCACGACCGGCAGCGCCGCCGCGCCCGCTTCAAGATAAGCGAGCCCATAGGCTTCGCCAAATCCCGGCCAGACAAATATGTCCGCGCGCGCGAGCAAGGCCGGAACGTCAGCCGGCTCGACCTGCCCCAGCCATTCGATGCGCTCCGGCGCGATAGCCGCGAACGCCGCGCGCACCTCGCGTTCCGCGCCGCCGTTGCCCACGACCGTGAGCGACCATGGCCGGTCGGCCAGCCGCACCAGCGCGGCGGCTAGCATCCTGTAGCTTTGCAGCTTTTCGCCCGTTCGCATCATGGCCACGCAGATGAGATGCGGCGCATCGTTGTGCGGCTTCTTCTCAAGCAGAACCGGCTTGATGAATGGCGGAAAATTCACAAGGCGCACAGTTGCATCCGCGATTTCCAGCCCGCTTCGGTCGCGCCCGGTGAAGCAAAGATTGGCGGCGGCCAGCCGCACCGCATCCACCACGAAACCCTGCGTCTCCTTCCAGACGCCCTCATTGCGGCGCACCGAATAGGAGGCTTCGGCAGTCAAATAAGGTAGTCCGAACTCCCGCGAAAGGCCGGGACCCAGCAGGTCGGGCGCCTTGTAGTAGGGATGATAGGTGAACCACAAATTCGGCGCGCCCTGTCGCGCCCAGAGCGTCCGAAGACGGTTCGCCTCGCGGTCGGCCTTGATGGCCAGCGCCGCGTAATGCGCCGCATCCGGCATCGATGAGAAAGCTCGAAGGTCGGACGCCAGTTCAACCTCATGGCCGCACAATTTCAGGACTTCCATGAGTTGCCGCGCCATCTGGCGGTCGCCGGACGGCACCGGATGATCCGGACTCTTGAGAGGAGCGTAAAAGGCGATGCGCATTGCGACCGCACATTGTCCGAAACGGCAACCATGTCAAATTCGATTGGCAGGGACTGCCCCTTCAACTTGTGGTACTCAGATGGGCATGGACATAGTGAGTGCGGACAAGGCTTTTCTGGACACTCTGCCGGTCTTTGCCGCGTTTGAGGACGTGACGGATTTTGCCCGCTACAGGCCCCTGCCCGACGACTGGACGCTTGCCACGGCGGATATAGTAAATTCAACGCAGGCCATTGCCGCCGGACGCTACAAGTCGGTCAATACGGCAGGCGCAAGCGTCATATCCGCACTTTTGAACAGAACGGGCGCACGCGATCTGCCCTTTGCGTTTGGCGGAGACGGTGCCGTCGTCGCACTGCCCCAACCAGGTATCGAAGGCGCGCGGAAAGCCCTCGCTGCCGTGCAGACCTGGGTCGCGGAAGAGCTGGACCTCGAACTGCGCGGTGCGCTTGTTCCGGTGCGGGACATCCGCGCAAAGGGTCTGGATGTGCGTGTTTCGCGCGTTCGCGTGTCGGAGCACGTGACATATGCCATGTTCGCCGGTGGCGGCGTCAGTTGGGGAGAAGCGGAGATGAAGGCCGGACGCTATCGCGTGCAGCCTGCTTCGCCCGGCACGCGCCCGGACCTGACAGGGCTATCCTGCCGCTGGGACCCTATCGAATCGCGCCACGGCGAAATCGTCTCCGTGATTGCCGTCCCGAATGGGGAAGACAGCCTGCCGGGCTTCGCCACCCTCGTCGCCGACCTGATCGAGCTTACAGGCGAAGACCGGGCCGGCCACCCGGTTCCGGTATCAGGACCCGGTCACAGCTTTCCTCCCGCCGGGCTCGACATCGAAGCGCGGGCGCTTGCGCCAAGGGGCAGACGATTGATTCCCAAGCTATGGATTTTGTTCCAGCTCGCCCTGAACATCTATTCGGACAAGACCGGCAGGTCGTTGGGCCGTTTCAATGCCGCGCGCTACAAGCGCGACGTCGCAAGCAATTCCGATTTCCGCAAGTTCGACGACGGGCTGAAGATGACGATAGATGTCGATGCTGCGGCACTCTCGAAGATCGAGCAGCGCCTCATGCGCGCAGAGGCCGAAGGCGTCTGCCGCTATGGCATCCACAGGCAGAAGACCGCGCTGATGACCTGCATCGTCGCGACACCGCTTGCCCCCGACCACATCCATTTCGTGGATGGCGGGGCCGGAGGCTATGCGATGGCAGCAATGAATCTGAAATCGAAGGCTGCTGCTTGAGCTTGGCCGGACCGCTGCCTACCTAGGGTACAAGTTCAAATCCCCGGCAGGAAAATCATGTCCTCCTCCAACGAAGTTTCACGCATCATGCTCGACCGCGTATCCGATTGGCTCACACGCGCCGCCCTTCGCGGCGACAACCTCGACAGCATCGTTCGAGGTTTCTGTGACCGGCTCGCCGCGGCAGGCATGCCGCTGCTTCGCGCGCATATGAGCTTTTCTATGCTGCATCCGCTGTACGACGCGCTGGGCTATACCTGGGTGCGCGGCAAGCCCCTTGAGATAGAAGGATACCGCAAAGGCCCCGACGGCAAGTCGGATCGCTTTCTGCTCAGCCCTTACTACTACCTCTTCGCAAACGACCTCGAACATTTGCGACGCAGGATCGAACCAGGCATCCCGACCGAATTTCCGATCTTCGAGGAACTCAAGGAGATGGGCGCGACGGACTACCTCGCCTTCCGTCACGCATTCGATCGCAATGAGGATCGCGGCATGATCGGATCGTGGGCGACGGATCATCCGACCGGCTTCAGCGACGAGATGATCGCGGAACTGCTTCGTTTGCAAAACCATCTGGCGATGGCGAGCAAGATGGCGGTGTTGAGCAAGCTCGCCGACAACATGCTGTCCACCTATCTGGGCGGCGAAGCCGGCAGGCGTGTCCTGAACGGAAAAATCAAGCGCGGAGAAGGCGACACGATCCGCGCTGCATTGGTAATCGCCGACATGCGCGGCTCGACAATGCTTGCCGAAACGGCAGGCCGAGAAGTCTATATCGATACGCTCAACCAGTTCTTCGACGCCATTGCCGCGCCCTTCCACCGCGCCAACGGCCAGATATTGAGTTTCATGGGCGACGGCTTTCTTGCGCTCTTTCCCTGCGAGAGGCACGCCGAGCCTTCGACAGCCGCGTGTCTCGCTGCATTGACGGCGGCTCGCCAGGCTGCTGCGCGAATGGACACGCTGAACCTGAAGCGGCGCGAACAGGGGCAGCACGAAATCGGTTTCGGCATTGGTCTTAATGTCGGCAATGTCATGTTCGGCAATGTCGGGCTATCGGATCGGCTGACCTTCTCAGTCTTTGGATCGGCGGTGAATGAAGCCGACCGCCTGCAAAGCCTGACAAAGAAATACCCGAACCGATTGATCGCAAGCGAGGAATTTGCCAATTATTGCAGCGGAGAGAATTGGCGCACGCTCGGCAGGGAAAAGCTCGCGGGAATCCGGAACAAGGTCACCGTCCTCACGCCCGAAACGGCAAGCATCGAGGACTTTGCGGAAGACGGCTTCGGATACGAGCCCATCGAACGCATGTCGGACGCTGAACGCCTGATCCTTTTGCATCGCAACCCTGTGGGGACGGCAATATAGGGGAAGCTCAATGATCCATCGGCTCTGCGCCGGCCTTCCGGCACTGGCTCTTGCTGCCTTGGTAGTCCTGCCGGCGGCTGCACAGAGCACCAAGCTGACCGACGGATTCGAAGGCACGGATTTCGCCCCGGAGGGCGGCCTATACTATCGCGAAAACTCCGAGCAACAGGCGGGAAAGGTCGAGTTCCAGAACGACGTGGTGTTCAAGGGCAAAGGCGCGCTGAAGCTCAGCGTGCGCGCCTTGTGCCCGGTTGAAGATGAAAGATGCAGCGAGCGCGCCGAGATATGGGAACAGACCGATCTCAGGGTGCCCTACGACCAGGGTGTTTGGCGTGGCTTTGCGGTAAAACTCGCCGATCCCATTCCGATGGACGACCATCGCTACCTCATTGCGCAGTGGAAACGGGAGATCGACCCGGGTGCGGATGGCGATTTCAGCCCCTTTCTGGCGCTGCGCCTGTTGAACGGAAGACTCCACGTCACAGTCGAAACCAACTATCGTCCCGGTCTGGACGGAGCCAAACCCACCGGCCCCGGCACATGTTCGCCGAACGGCGTGCCGGTCTGGCTCCGACCCGGCACCAACCAGATGCGCGCGCTCGTGGCTGCCGATCCGAACTGGAAGTTCGAGGATGGCGCTCTCTATGACGGTTGCACCGACAAGATGACGGTCGCACAGCACAATCCACTGCCCACGCCGGATTCAGGCTGGATCGACTTCGTGATCTATTCGCGCCCCGGACCGCAAGGCGACGGGCGCATCGAACTTTTCGCCAACGGCAAGCCGATCGTAACCGTCACCGGGATGATCGGACACAGCGACAAAGACCTCGGCAAGAACCAGTATTTCAAGTTCGGTCCCTACCGTGCGGGCCATTCCGGGGACTGGACAGTCTATTATGACGAGTTCAGGCGTTCACCGGATTGCGCCGACGTGCTTGTCGGTGGAACCTGCCCACAATTTTAGAAACTCTCGCTCAACGTTCAGTTGAGGACCTAGGAATCCCCGATTCCTTTCGTTAGTCTGCCCCGCAGCACAGGCGTTTGCACGAATGTTGGGGTATTGAATGGCCGATGCGACCGATCTTCTGAGGATCGAGGATCTTGGCATATCATTTGCCACGATGGGTGGGCCGATTCACGCCGTTCGCAGCGCGAGTCTGCGCGTATTGCCCGGCAAGGTTACCGCCCTGGTGGGAGAATCCGGTTCGGGCAAGTCAGTCACGAGTCAGGCCGTGCTCGGCATCCTTCCCCACACGGCAAGCACCACCGGCCGCATCCTGTTTTCCGACCCGGAGAAGCCGGGCACGACGGTGGATATCCTGCAATTGCCGGTGGACGGTGAAGAGATACGCGCGATCCGCGGCAGCCGTATCGCCAAGATTTTCCAGGAGCCGATGACCTCACTGTCGCCGCTCCATACAATCGGTAACCAGATCGGAGAAGTTCTGGCAATCCACACCGACCTGCCAAAGGCAGAGCGGCGCGCCCGCACTGAGGAAATGCTTGGCCATGTCGGCTTCAAAAATCCCAAGCGCGCGCACGACATGTACTCGTTCGAACTGTCGGGAGGTTTGCGCCAGCGGGCCATGATTGCGATGGCGCTGATATGCCGGCCTGCCCTGCTGGTGGCGGACGAACCGACCACCGCGCTGGACGTCACCATTCAGGCGCAAATTCTCCAATTGCTGCGCGAACTGCAGCAGAAGCTCAACATGGCGATGCTGCTCATCACGCACGACCTCGGCGTGGTCGCGAATGTCGCCGACGAGGTGGTCGTGCTCTACCATGGCAAGGTCATGGAAGCGGGTCCGGTCGAAGAAATCTTTCGCCATCCGACGCATCCCTATCTCAAGGGGCTCATGGCTGCTGTACCGCACTTCGACATGAAGCCCGGCGAACGTCTGAAGGCGCTGCGTGAAATCCCTGTAAACGTTGAACATTTGTTGGGGCGCAAGAAGGAGGAAGGCGCCAGGAGCGATACGCTGCTGGAGGTTCGGGACCTCTCGAAATCCTTCGTTTCCCGCAGTTCCGGCTGGTTCGGCAAAGGAAGCGAACCGCCGGTCAAGGCCGTTGACGGGGTCAGCTTCGACATCAGGCGCGGCGAGTGCCTTGGTCTCGTCGGCGAAAGCGGTTGCGGCAAGACGACGGTCAGCAAGATCATAATGCGCGCGCTGACGCCGGACGCCGGATCGGTCGTCTATAATGGCGTGAACGGTCCTATCGATGTTCTCAACGCCCAAGGCGAAGACCTGCGGACGGTCCGCACCAAAATCCAGATGGTGTTCCAGGACCCCGTATCATCGCTTTCGCCGCGCATGACGATTGAAAACATACTGAGCGAGCCGCTTGAAATTCACAATCGCGGCGATGCGCGCCAACGGCTCGAAAAGGTGAAATCCCTGATGGAGGCAATTGGCCTCGACCGGCGATACATCAAGCGATATCCGCACAGCTTCTCAGGCGGTCAACGCCAACGCATCGGCATCGCTCGTGCGATTGCACTTGGGCCGGACCTGGTCGTCTGCGATGAACCGGTCTCCGCGCTCGACGTCTCCGTGCAGGCGCAAATATTGAATCTTCTCAAGGATTTGCAGAAGACTCTTGGACTAACATATCTGTTTATATCGCATAACCTTGCGGTGGTGGATTACATGGCCGATCGCATCGCGGTCATGTATGCGGGCCGCATCGTCGAACTTGCCCCGCGTGAAATCCTGATGCGCAGGCCAATTCATCCCTATACCCGCGCGCTGCTCGCGGCGGTGCCCTTTCCGGACCTCGACCGACCGCTGGATTTCGGCGAGATCCGCGCGACCAGCACAATGGAAAAGGGTTGGGCGCCGCAGTTTCGCGCCGATGCAGCGGATGGACTTTCACCTGCGGACCTCGGCGACGGCCATTTCGTGCTGGCGCGCCGCAATGTCGATGCACGGGAGCTACGCCCATGATGGATCGCCGCACAGCCCTTGGCATATTAGCCGCTTCTCTCGTCCCGCATCGCGTTCTGGCGGCGGAGAACGAGCCGGAGATATTCGCGGAAGAGCTGAAGTCCGGCGCCCTGCCGCCGATGGCCGAGCGCCTTCCCAAAGTGCCGCGCGTGATGGATTTTGCCGCGTTGGATCGCACTCCCGGCAAATATGGCGGACAGGTCAGGATGCTGATCGGCAGCCAGAAAGACATCCGTTACATGACCATTAACGGATATTCGCGACTGGTCGGCTATGACAATGACCTCAATCTTCATGCCGATATTCTTGAGAGCTTCGAGCAAGAGGAAGATCGCATATTCACGTTTCGCCTGCGGGACGGGCACAAATGGTCTGACGGCAGCCCGCTGACGCCGGAAGACTTCCGGTACGCGCTGGAAGATGTCTGGCTGAACGAGGATTTGTCGCCGGTCGGCCCGCCAACCTCGCTGGTGGTTGACGACAAGACACCAAGATTCGAGATCCTCGATCCGCTCACGGTGCGATACAGCTGGGACGCTCCAAACCCGGATTTTCTTCCCTCGCTGGCCG
Protein-coding sequences here:
- a CDS encoding ABC transporter ATP-binding protein/permease; translation: MEPSLLRYIWTHTWRQQLWIVAIVVLSMIPYYMSFDLPKLIVNGPIQGDGFSEPDATQPFMNLAYDLPFVGHVELFAGFQLNREEMLFGLSMIFLLLVVINGLFKLYINTYKGRLGERMLRRVRYQLVDLVLRFPTSHFKRVKSAEVATMIKDEVEPMGGFIGDAFVQPVFLGGQALTALVFIMVQSFWLGLIALAIVMVQIVLIPKMRRRLLVLGRERQLTARELSGRVGEIVDGIGAIHINDTSNFERADIAARLGRIFKIRYDLYQWKFMVKFINNFLAQVTPFLFYMIGGYLALEGRLDVGQLVAVIAAYKDLPGPMKDLIDWDQMRQDVQVKYAQVVEQFTVDRVLDAEHQKVTLDAIAPMNGALAAVNLTIHDDSGAPLMEHVSFEMHPGERVALVGTVAGGVDSLAEAFARLTQPASGRITSGEADLLDVSEAVTGRRMAYASSDVSMFQGTLRDNLLYGLKHAPLRPKTYDEHAAAHRKWEIAEARSAGNPDYDILSDWIDYEAAGVGGPEELYQAIRPVLETVLLSRDVLDLGLRAPADPGHHAKLVERIGELRGALRSQLDRSGMSDMVVPFEPGTYNREATIGENLLFGAATGPGLRGKELADNPYFVSVLKESGLGERLYEMGIDIAEQAIELFADLPPDHPFFQQLTFMTPEEIPAFQALLQKVKGKKIASVSAEDRAAIISLSFAYIEPRHRFGLLTDELMQKIVEVRETFYRNLPVSLKGAIERYDPARYTAAASVMDNILFGRISHNQADGAEKIRTMVCEILDEYDVYDEVLDIGLGYNVGVGGRRLSGAQRQKLDLARAVLKRADFLIVNRPLLALDSRTQEQILQNVLEEVRRGGRNPAVLWVVGAPSMAKYFDRVLVFDGSQLAGDGTSETLSADNGIFKSLVS
- a CDS encoding cyclic nucleotide-binding domain-containing protein; protein product: MMLKEEVGMLRQVPLFSGIEPAKLKLLAFTSDRVSYRDGQDLFKQGDEGDAAYVILSGEADVIVESDTGPITVAHVEPNSIVGEIAILCDVSRTATVRAKGPVETLRIRKDHFLRMLREFPEMTIEIVRVLAMRLSSTTAELAEERSSHH
- a CDS encoding MBL fold metallo-hydrolase, which codes for MVADAFRVKFWGVRGSVPVSGPDFLQYGGNTACIEMRCGNHLLIFDAGSGIRPLGEALHREGIGKLDLFFTHCHYDHILGFPFFAPIYDRQTMLTTWSGHLAGKMSTQEMVEGFMTPPWFPGKIGICRAKFQWNDFRSGDVLTPQPGVTIRTASLYHPGGCIGYRVEWNGKVVAYVSDTEHVGEKLDPAVLGLMKDADLAIYDCTYTEAEMPHRVGFGHSTWEHGVKLCRAAGTRRLALFHHDPARTDEELAEQERAAKAAFQGAFAASDGLILDI
- a CDS encoding polysaccharide deacetylase family protein: MPEANAIWRPLVDELERRARPARFWLRDDDAIEPTPALERLLTFCERTHVPLVLAVIPQPTGQALADRLETTRNASVAVHGWAHRNHAGASEKKQELGPHRPRAEVLGELREGLLKLKTLHGPRALPMLVPPWNRIDSNLLPHLAHIGFEALSAFGPAKPAPIRTINSNVDLIDWHGTRGCREYSLLVDAIVAQLRLQEPVGILGHHLVHDEATWQFLEKLFEVTRPFGVEWLRGEDLLKCPE
- a CDS encoding glycosyltransferase family 4 protein encodes the protein MRIAFYAPLKSPDHPVPSGDRQMARQLMEVLKLCGHEVELASDLRAFSSMPDAAHYAALAIKADREANRLRTLWARQGAPNLWFTYHPYYKAPDLLGPGLSREFGLPYLTAEASYSVRRNEGVWKETQGFVVDAVRLAAANLCFTGRDRSGLEIADATVRLVNFPPFIKPVLLEKKPHNDAPHLICVAMMRTGEKLQSYRMLAAALVRLADRPWSLTVVGNGGAEREVRAAFAAIAPERIEWLGQVEPADVPALLARADIFVWPGFGEAYGLAYLEAGAAALPVVAQRIAGVPAAVLDGESALLTAPDDVDALAQAVARLLEDEGLRRAMGERGRAFVTAERSFDIAVRRMNAILAEIAGA
- a CDS encoding DUF3095 domain-containing protein, which encodes MDIVSADKAFLDTLPVFAAFEDVTDFARYRPLPDDWTLATADIVNSTQAIAAGRYKSVNTAGASVISALLNRTGARDLPFAFGGDGAVVALPQPGIEGARKALAAVQTWVAEELDLELRGALVPVRDIRAKGLDVRVSRVRVSEHVTYAMFAGGGVSWGEAEMKAGRYRVQPASPGTRPDLTGLSCRWDPIESRHGEIVSVIAVPNGEDSLPGFATLVADLIELTGEDRAGHPVPVSGPGHSFPPAGLDIEARALAPRGRRLIPKLWILFQLALNIYSDKTGRSLGRFNAARYKRDVASNSDFRKFDDGLKMTIDVDAAALSKIEQRLMRAEAEGVCRYGIHRQKTALMTCIVATPLAPDHIHFVDGGAGGYAMAAMNLKSKAAA
- a CDS encoding adenylate/guanylate cyclase domain-containing protein — translated: MSSSNEVSRIMLDRVSDWLTRAALRGDNLDSIVRGFCDRLAAAGMPLLRAHMSFSMLHPLYDALGYTWVRGKPLEIEGYRKGPDGKSDRFLLSPYYYLFANDLEHLRRRIEPGIPTEFPIFEELKEMGATDYLAFRHAFDRNEDRGMIGSWATDHPTGFSDEMIAELLRLQNHLAMASKMAVLSKLADNMLSTYLGGEAGRRVLNGKIKRGEGDTIRAALVIADMRGSTMLAETAGREVYIDTLNQFFDAIAAPFHRANGQILSFMGDGFLALFPCERHAEPSTAACLAALTAARQAAARMDTLNLKRREQGQHEIGFGIGLNVGNVMFGNVGLSDRLTFSVFGSAVNEADRLQSLTKKYPNRLIASEEFANYCSGENWRTLGREKLAGIRNKVTVLTPETASIEDFAEDGFGYEPIERMSDAERLILLHRNPVGTAI
- a CDS encoding polysaccharide lyase, encoding MIHRLCAGLPALALAALVVLPAAAQSTKLTDGFEGTDFAPEGGLYYRENSEQQAGKVEFQNDVVFKGKGALKLSVRALCPVEDERCSERAEIWEQTDLRVPYDQGVWRGFAVKLADPIPMDDHRYLIAQWKREIDPGADGDFSPFLALRLLNGRLHVTVETNYRPGLDGAKPTGPGTCSPNGVPVWLRPGTNQMRALVAADPNWKFEDGALYDGCTDKMTVAQHNPLPTPDSGWIDFVIYSRPGPQGDGRIELFANGKPIVTVTGMIGHSDKDLGKNQYFKFGPYRAGHSGDWTVYYDEFRRSPDCADVLVGGTCPQF
- a CDS encoding ABC transporter ATP-binding protein, with product MADATDLLRIEDLGISFATMGGPIHAVRSASLRVLPGKVTALVGESGSGKSVTSQAVLGILPHTASTTGRILFSDPEKPGTTVDILQLPVDGEEIRAIRGSRIAKIFQEPMTSLSPLHTIGNQIGEVLAIHTDLPKAERRARTEEMLGHVGFKNPKRAHDMYSFELSGGLRQRAMIAMALICRPALLVADEPTTALDVTIQAQILQLLRELQQKLNMAMLLITHDLGVVANVADEVVVLYHGKVMEAGPVEEIFRHPTHPYLKGLMAAVPHFDMKPGERLKALREIPVNVEHLLGRKKEEGARSDTLLEVRDLSKSFVSRSSGWFGKGSEPPVKAVDGVSFDIRRGECLGLVGESGCGKTTVSKIIMRALTPDAGSVVYNGVNGPIDVLNAQGEDLRTVRTKIQMVFQDPVSSLSPRMTIENILSEPLEIHNRGDARQRLEKVKSLMEAIGLDRRYIKRYPHSFSGGQRQRIGIARAIALGPDLVVCDEPVSALDVSVQAQILNLLKDLQKTLGLTYLFISHNLAVVDYMADRIAVMYAGRIVELAPREILMRRPIHPYTRALLAAVPFPDLDRPLDFGEIRATSTMEKGWAPQFRADAADGLSPADLGDGHFVLARRNVDARELRP